The Kordia sp. SMS9 genome window below encodes:
- a CDS encoding LETM1-related biofilm-associated protein produces MNPSAKGWIKKLLAESKSKEIFSTAYSLDDLYNELKACGFVYGTNLKAIFNSVERTDLTHEELCKVNMVLAFDFIHKNYHCERDFVDSVTDFYNIVDDFKRSFFQELFLGKKKSYDLLESMITKRIAIDDNVITKNFNYLITNTLLFVDVLAYEKYLQTGDVTDQYLRDLEATIETIIFIALDLKKEKTQYDKSLIKLFESSFRYEHRERLHYDDVIQNIYNPLTKYYIIDLVCMTFWTDTVIDDDERVFLDQLVQDLEIPKEILQKSIDDIHFFYEKNKDEVALLKSRNMIQSFYENSSNMVTKLINRNKKRLATEMYESKELMVLLTQSTTRSLSDEEQKRVKEQLLDIFKSIPSLAIFMLPGGMLLLPIVIKYIPNILPSGFDDNRLDEEE; encoded by the coding sequence GTTTTGTGTATGGAACAAATTTGAAGGCCATTTTTAATAGTGTGGAACGCACCGATTTGACACATGAAGAATTGTGCAAAGTTAATATGGTGCTTGCCTTTGATTTTATTCACAAAAATTATCATTGCGAACGCGATTTTGTAGATTCTGTCACCGATTTCTATAATATTGTTGATGACTTTAAACGTTCTTTTTTTCAAGAATTATTTTTGGGAAAAAAGAAATCATACGATCTGCTGGAAAGCATGATTACTAAGCGAATTGCCATTGATGATAATGTCATCACGAAGAACTTCAATTACTTAATTACCAACACGTTGCTATTTGTAGATGTGTTGGCGTATGAAAAATATTTGCAAACTGGCGATGTTACTGATCAGTATTTACGAGATTTAGAAGCCACCATTGAAACCATCATTTTTATCGCATTAGATTTAAAGAAAGAAAAGACACAATATGATAAAAGTCTCATCAAGCTTTTTGAATCTTCGTTTCGTTATGAGCATCGAGAACGACTGCATTATGACGATGTGATTCAAAATATTTACAATCCGCTCACAAAATATTACATCATTGATTTGGTGTGTATGACCTTTTGGACCGACACTGTAATTGATGATGATGAACGTGTATTTCTAGATCAGTTGGTACAAGATTTAGAAATTCCCAAAGAAATATTGCAAAAATCCATTGACGATATTCACTTTTTTTATGAGAAAAATAAGGATGAGGTCGCTTTGTTAAAATCGCGCAATATGATTCAGAGTTTTTATGAGAACTCTAGCAATATGGTGACAAAGCTGATCAATCGGAATAAAAAACGGTTGGCTACTGAAATGTATGAAAGTAAAGAATTGATGGTTTTATTAACACAATCGACCACACGCTCGCTTTCTGATGAAGAACAAAAACGAGTGAAAGAACAGTTGCTAGATATTTTTAAAAGCATTCCGAGTTTGGCGATTTTTATGTTGCCTGGCGGCATGCTATTACTTCCAATTGTGATTAAGTACATTCCAAATATTTTGCCTTCAGGTTTTGACGATAATCGTTTGGACGAAGAAGAGTAG